The following proteins are co-located in the Halalkalicoccus subterraneus genome:
- a CDS encoding Eco57I restriction-modification methylase domain-containing protein: protein MTAVADFIEVLSGIGSRINEDMSEKDVENAFLNEHFYSTLGYEGAGYDLRSEWSLPDQRRPDYVTLDENESVTAVYEFKTAGRALSPHEDQLFHYVTELQADYGILTNGEEFRLYRQDDRTPLVTVTLSDVTASDATNIQSALRKPEWDITDPDSVTEYLDSLSEVSLDSELGREHFFDTFRLEEDSPFADLVVAMTDLLEELRDEQNAKFVAGAYDFWEASYANVPNETPDSWDPFIDGKQSLRDFMFCLESGHALLARLLLAKATEDHDFFPTNRGLERYFNELGGGFSGTIDLDAYPIAANGMIEEMRRQLVESLFEDDIFIWWTDGYGEQTASQHHDQFSRFRDVAQQGSDVTKVSPATRERFSRAVARVAFAVLKFDFSRIEGDPLGDLYQQYFDPETRKALGEFYTPQPVIDYIMDGVDYEYGVSSERIIDPSCGSGTFLVEAVDRYLEDVRRYNEDPDWSAELTELCSRPRIVGLDIHPFAVLMAQIRFMVAILPEYKQAKQQNDSFTIHRLPIFRTDTLRNERELTGLDLGDEGQTQMTFDAVTETNQDVQIPVPLPIEVEESEVADADREGDFLVQRVRMPLFETVRLNSDVRNFGEYFAALQGVLDVVKFHMSEGMWEYGGGLSQGINRYTTREYDGVEEFFVPYVNDILSTVRYLEEEHGDGRLFKMFEDTILALVVKNYMEYDYVVGNPPYVRIQNLPDGQKAMLDQLYKSTTGNYDLYCPFYERGLDWLAEESGKLGFITPNQFMVTDYGEGLRRVMLEESCIEEVYDFRDSGVFEDATNYPAIVILEDGPDENDRRDNDIRCIRVKSNTEEESDRELDDTIIQSVADHRENPGYSDDFIDVFDYPQAKLASDDYWALMPPDELRVFEKLQSRADYRLDEITDDVSHGTQTSANTVYVVDVLDADRIESDDTGGTVTIVPSGSSEEYEIETDLLRPWLRGKDVQRWRAEWSGQHVVLPYSIQSDDSGNLTASLIDETILRSDYPLAWEFFKSHEEKLREREGGRWENSDEWWEFGRPQNLEKFEIPKIIFAHISEDATFMLDDVGTWYYKTAYSVLLSDDYRDLTAEMACQLNAKALDFYFKHITTVKMGGYYEYRSQYVEKLPCVTEDNADVFGTMRQKASKIVDTIDLDSRTNRFPEAYLGSYDGELDYIDYEWQTRRYPVNADIEKFKDGRFTVTAGRSDEITDPLIDRGDEDERKLRAQYVYEAVDGRNAKSGEETSIPIPASFDGVERLLAALTEDKQTVEATSINELEAQIDKLVYDLFELNSEERETIEDYLETF from the coding sequence TCTCTCTGGTATTGGATCGCGTATTAACGAGGATATGAGCGAGAAAGACGTTGAGAACGCGTTTCTCAACGAGCACTTCTACTCAACACTTGGCTACGAAGGAGCTGGATACGATCTCCGAAGCGAATGGTCGCTACCTGATCAGCGACGACCTGATTATGTTACCTTAGACGAGAACGAGTCCGTCACGGCAGTCTATGAGTTCAAAACTGCAGGTCGTGCGCTCTCCCCCCACGAGGATCAGCTGTTTCACTACGTAACGGAGCTCCAAGCCGACTACGGGATTCTCACGAATGGGGAGGAATTTCGTTTGTACCGTCAGGACGATCGAACTCCGCTAGTCACGGTCACCCTTTCAGACGTAACGGCAAGCGACGCGACTAACATTCAATCAGCGCTTCGCAAGCCAGAATGGGATATTACAGACCCCGATAGCGTGACCGAATACCTTGATTCGCTTAGTGAGGTAAGTCTTGACAGCGAGCTCGGTCGCGAGCACTTCTTTGATACCTTTCGCTTGGAGGAAGACAGTCCGTTTGCTGATCTCGTCGTTGCAATGACAGACCTGCTTGAAGAACTCCGTGACGAGCAGAACGCGAAGTTCGTTGCGGGAGCGTACGACTTCTGGGAGGCGAGCTATGCAAATGTCCCTAATGAGACGCCCGACTCGTGGGACCCCTTCATCGACGGAAAGCAATCGCTTCGGGACTTTATGTTCTGTCTCGAGAGTGGGCATGCACTGTTAGCGCGTCTGTTGCTTGCAAAGGCGACAGAGGATCACGATTTCTTCCCGACGAACCGGGGACTCGAACGCTATTTCAATGAGCTCGGTGGCGGGTTTAGTGGTACGATTGACCTTGACGCGTACCCGATTGCTGCGAACGGGATGATCGAGGAGATGCGTCGCCAGCTCGTCGAGAGCCTGTTTGAGGACGATATCTTCATTTGGTGGACCGACGGTTATGGCGAGCAGACTGCCAGTCAGCATCACGATCAGTTCAGTCGGTTTCGCGACGTTGCACAGCAGGGCAGCGACGTGACAAAGGTGAGCCCTGCAACGCGCGAGCGGTTCAGTCGTGCTGTTGCCCGTGTCGCCTTTGCTGTGTTGAAGTTCGATTTCTCACGTATCGAAGGCGACCCGCTCGGCGATCTCTACCAGCAGTATTTCGATCCGGAGACACGCAAGGCATTGGGCGAGTTCTACACGCCCCAGCCGGTCATCGACTACATTATGGACGGTGTCGACTACGAATATGGCGTCTCTTCGGAGCGTATTATTGATCCCTCGTGTGGCTCCGGGACGTTTCTCGTGGAAGCTGTGGATCGCTATCTCGAGGACGTTCGACGGTATAACGAAGACCCGGATTGGAGTGCGGAGCTTACCGAACTCTGCTCACGACCACGGATTGTTGGACTCGATATCCATCCGTTCGCTGTGTTGATGGCTCAGATTCGGTTCATGGTCGCTATCCTTCCTGAATACAAGCAGGCAAAGCAGCAAAACGACTCGTTCACGATTCACCGGCTGCCGATCTTCCGAACAGACACGCTCCGCAACGAACGCGAGCTTACGGGCTTAGACCTCGGTGATGAAGGGCAGACACAGATGACCTTCGACGCGGTAACCGAGACCAACCAGGACGTTCAGATACCCGTACCATTGCCGATCGAGGTCGAGGAAAGCGAGGTGGCCGACGCGGACCGGGAAGGCGATTTCCTCGTTCAACGAGTCCGGATGCCGCTTTTCGAAACGGTACGTTTGAATTCGGACGTGCGAAATTTCGGGGAATATTTTGCGGCACTACAGGGCGTCCTGGACGTGGTCAAATTCCACATGAGCGAGGGCATGTGGGAGTACGGTGGTGGGCTATCGCAGGGGATCAACCGCTACACGACACGCGAATACGATGGCGTTGAGGAGTTCTTCGTTCCGTACGTCAATGATATTCTCAGTACGGTTCGTTATCTCGAGGAAGAGCACGGCGACGGGCGCCTTTTCAAGATGTTTGAGGATACGATCCTCGCGCTTGTTGTTAAGAATTACATGGAGTATGACTACGTCGTGGGGAATCCGCCCTATGTCCGTATTCAGAACCTCCCTGATGGACAGAAGGCAATGTTGGACCAGCTCTATAAATCGACAACGGGCAACTACGACCTCTACTGTCCGTTCTACGAACGAGGGCTTGACTGGCTGGCAGAGGAGAGTGGGAAGCTGGGATTCATCACCCCGAACCAATTCATGGTGACTGATTACGGCGAGGGGCTGCGGCGGGTAATGCTTGAGGAGAGCTGCATCGAAGAGGTCTATGATTTCCGTGATTCTGGTGTTTTTGAGGATGCGACAAACTATCCTGCGATCGTGATTTTGGAGGATGGGCCAGATGAAAACGACCGAAGAGATAACGATATCCGGTGTATTCGTGTGAAATCAAATACTGAGGAGGAAAGCGATCGGGAGCTGGATGACACTATTATTCAGTCGGTAGCCGATCATCGTGAAAATCCGGGTTACTCAGATGACTTCATCGACGTATTCGATTATCCGCAGGCAAAGCTCGCCAGTGACGATTACTGGGCGTTGATGCCACCAGACGAGCTGCGTGTCTTTGAGAAATTGCAGAGTAGGGCTGATTATAGACTCGATGAAATTACGGATGACGTATCTCATGGTACACAGACGAGCGCAAACACAGTCTACGTAGTTGATGTTCTAGATGCGGATCGTATAGAATCAGATGATACTGGTGGAACAGTTACTATTGTTCCATCAGGTAGCTCCGAAGAGTATGAGATCGAAACAGACCTATTACGTCCTTGGTTGCGTGGGAAAGACGTGCAGCGGTGGCGAGCCGAATGGTCGGGACAGCACGTAGTTCTTCCTTACAGCATTCAAAGCGATGATAGTGGTAATTTGACTGCTTCTCTTATTGATGAGACAATTCTGAGATCCGACTACCCCCTAGCTTGGGAATTCTTCAAGTCACATGAAGAGAAGCTTCGAGAAAGAGAAGGTGGCCGGTGGGAAAACAGTGATGAATGGTGGGAGTTCGGACGCCCTCAAAACTTAGAGAAATTTGAAATACCAAAAATCATCTTTGCTCACATTAGCGAGGATGCGACATTCATGCTTGATGATGTCGGCACCTGGTATTACAAAACTGCTTACTCAGTCCTTTTATCAGATGATTATAGGGATCTTACTGCCGAAATGGCCTGCCAGCTCAATGCAAAGGCACTAGATTTCTATTTCAAACATATCACGACAGTCAAGATGGGAGGCTACTATGAATACCGTTCTCAGTACGTCGAAAAGCTACCGTGTGTGACAGAGGACAATGCGGATGTCTTCGGAACAATGCGCCAGAAGGCGAGCAAAATCGTCGATACTATCGACCTCGATAGTAGAACTAACCGATTCCCTGAAGCGTATCTCGGCAGCTATGATGGTGAACTTGACTACATTGATTATGAGTGGCAGACTCGCCGCTATCCAGTGAATGCTGATATAGAGAAATTCAAAGATGGTCGGTTTACGGTGACTGCTGGCCGGTCAGATGAGATTACTGATCCTCTCATTGACAGAGGTGATGAGGATGAACGTAAGCTAAGGGCGCAGTATGTCTACGAAGCAGTGGATGGTCGGAATGCAAAAAGCGGTGAGGAAACAAGTATCCCAATCCCAGCGTCATTTGACGGTGTTGAACGACTTCTAGCGGCACTTACTGAGGACAAGCAGACTGTCGAGGCAACGTCGATTAATGAATTGGAAGCGCAGATTGACAAGTTGGTTTATGACTTGTTCGAACTCAATAGCGAAGAGCGCGAGACGATTGAGGATTATCTGGAAACTTTCTAA